One genomic segment of Pseudorca crassidens isolate mPseCra1 chromosome X, mPseCra1.hap1, whole genome shotgun sequence includes these proteins:
- the RBM3 gene encoding RNA-binding protein 3 isoform X2: MSSEEGKLFVGGLNFNTDEQALEDHFSSFGPISEVVVVKDRDTQRSRGFGFITFTNPEHASDAMRAMNGESLDGRQIRVDHAGKSARGTRGGAFGAYGRGRSYSRGGGDQGYGSGRYDSRPGGYGYGYGRSRDYGGSQGGYDRYSGGNYRDNYDN, from the exons ATGTCCTCTGAAGAAGGGAAGCTCTTCGTGGGAGGGCTCAACTTCAACACTGATGAGCAGGCTCTGGAAGACCACTTCAGCAGCTTCGGACCTATTTCTGAGG TGGTTGTTGTCAAGGACCGGGACACTCAGCGATCCCGGGGTTTTGGCTTCATCACCTTCACCAATCCAGAGCATGCCTCAGATGCCATGAGAGCCATGAATGGAGAG TCTCTGGACGGTCGTCAGATCCGTGTAGACCACGCGGGCAAGTCGGCCCGGGGAACAAGAGGGGGTGCCTTTGGGGCCTATGGGCGTGGTCGCAGCTACTCTAGAG GTGGTGGGGACCAGGGCTATGGAAGTGGCAGGTATGATAGCCGACCTGGAGGATATGGATATGGATATGGAAGGTCCAGAGACTATGGCGGCAG CCAGGGTGGTTATGACCGCTACTCAGGAGGAAATTACAGGGATAATTATGACAACTGA
- the RBM3 gene encoding RNA-binding protein 3 isoform X1 has translation MSSEEGKLFVGGLNFNTDEQALEDHFSSFGPISEVVVVKDRDTQRSRGFGFITFTNPEHASDAMRAMNGESLDGRQIRVDHAGKSARGTRGGAFGAYGRGRSYSRGGGDQGYGSGRYDSRPGGYGYGYGRSRDYGGRSQGGYDRYSGGNYRDNYDN, from the exons ATGTCCTCTGAAGAAGGGAAGCTCTTCGTGGGAGGGCTCAACTTCAACACTGATGAGCAGGCTCTGGAAGACCACTTCAGCAGCTTCGGACCTATTTCTGAGG TGGTTGTTGTCAAGGACCGGGACACTCAGCGATCCCGGGGTTTTGGCTTCATCACCTTCACCAATCCAGAGCATGCCTCAGATGCCATGAGAGCCATGAATGGAGAG TCTCTGGACGGTCGTCAGATCCGTGTAGACCACGCGGGCAAGTCGGCCCGGGGAACAAGAGGGGGTGCCTTTGGGGCCTATGGGCGTGGTCGCAGCTACTCTAGAG GTGGTGGGGACCAGGGCTATGGAAGTGGCAGGTATGATAGCCGACCTGGAGGATATGGATATGGATATGGAAGGTCCAGAGACTATGGCGGCAG AAGCCAGGGTGGTTATGACCGCTACTCAGGAGGAAATTACAGGGATAATTATGACAACTGA